Genomic window (Blastocatellia bacterium):
GGCCTGTTGGAGATACTAACAAGACATCTACGTCATCTGGGAAAGTATGATTAAACATATTTAGCCCAACAGTTACTTTAGTTGTATTTCCAGCTAAACCGCTAACGTTAACAGTTGCTGGATATGGAGTAGCAATACCTACGCTAGGAATACTTATAGGTGCTGTGTTCATAAAGGTTGCTGTTGTTGTAACAGGAGGAGGCGGAGGAGGCGCACCACCACCATCATCAGTAATGGTTAGAGAAAAACCACCTGCAATACTGCCACCATCAAGAGTAACTGTATCAAAAACATATAAACTCCACACACCATTAGGGCTTTGACCGTTAAATTGAGCCATCATTGTTGCATAAGGAGCAGGAGGTGCTGGAGCAGGTAGAGAAAGTGTAGTTATTAAAGAAGTAGGCTTAAATGTGCCTGATACTACTTGAGTGCCAGATACAGACATTGCAGCATCATCATCAAGTGTTAAATTCACGTTGGTAGCAGGGTTAATACCACCTACAGCTGAAATAAGAGCTACCTTTTGGCCTGTTGGAGATACTAAGATTACATCTATGTCAGATACAAAAGTATGGCTAAGGTTAGTTAATGTAGCTGTTACTTTAGTTATATTACCTGTAAAACCACTAACATTAACAGTTGCTGGATATGGTGTAGCTATACCTGAAGTAGGAATACTAATATTTGCATTGTTGCTAAATGACATTGTTACGCTGTTAGGATATTCCTCAACAGGTGAAAGGCTAGATTTAGTATTTTTTCGGGCTAGTTCTACTACAGGATCTTCAATAGCTACGTCTTCACCTGTCAGCCCTTGTTCTAGCTCTGATAGAGCCGTGCTGTTGCTAGCAAAGTTATCTGGTTTTTGAGGAACAGCAGCTTCTTTTTGTCGTTGAATCTCGGCTCTAGATTGTTTTTGTCCTTGTTGTGTGCTTCCTTTATCAGCACTAACTATGGATAATTTTGTACTTAATGGGAGAAAACCTGTTGCTGAAAACAACAAGGCTAAAGCAAAAAAAGTTATGGCAAACTTAGTAAGTCGCCAGGGCAATTTAGTCTTCAAAGAGAACCTCCTAATTTTAGTAATGTATAGATTTATTTATTATAGATTGTTAGAGTTTAACCCAACAAAGTCATAGAGTTAGTTTAGTTATTTTTCGATAAAATCCTATTAGAGACACACTTAGACTAGAAACTAAGTTTTGAGTCTGATATTTTTTTTACATTGGAAAAGATTTAGGTTCAGAAAAATTTAACACAATTTTAATATAATTTTAATTTTTAGCAATGTATTGTTATTAAAAATTAGGATAATTTTATCTAATAGCAATTTTATTATTAAAAAATTATTAAAAAGTAGTATAGATTTTGTTTGTTTAGAACTTTGCTTAGTAGTAAAAACGTAGCATAGAATGACTACTTTAAGTTTTTAATTTGCCTTTAAGTATTACATAGCTAATTAGTAAAATATCTAGCTATATTTACTTTATAGCATTAATTAAAATTAGAGATGTAAAGCATTTATTTTGAAATATTTAGTAAGCAATTCAATATTATTAAAGGGTGAACACATAAAGCTTTTAAGTAAACTAAAACTCTTGGGCATAAATCCTATCTTTATCTATCTTTATCTAACTTTTATTAAAAGCTAAATTAATGGAAAACTATTAGACAAAATAAGAGCAATATGCTAAAAATCTCTGATCCAACTTATTTAAGATACTGCTAAATTTACTAAACTAAATATATAACCAATTATATAACCAAAATAGGTTGTCTTACTTATTTGGATTAAGTTAAGTCTTTATAAATAATCACAAATAAAAACAATAAATGCACCTAGGCAATTAGAGTAGTAGCAAATCTGCTGCTATATAATTTGGAGTTATAGTTTTACAAATAATTTCTTAAAATACTTACTTATAATGTTAGGCATTAGTAGTTTTTCTGGAATTAAACATTTTTTGATATTGAAAATTTTTATTGGATTAGAAAAGATTTTAGGAGGCTTTTATGAGTTTGAAAAAGAAATACATTGCAAGTTTTGTCGTTTTTGCAATGTTAATGTTTTTAGGTACTTTAGTACCACAAAGTTTAGAAAACTTTTTTGTTTCTGGAACAAAAGTAGCGGCTCAAAGTCAATCCAAACAAGCTACCTTGGATCAAATGAGAACCCTACAACAATCTATTAATTCACTTAAACAACAAGCTTCTAAAGATGCTAGTGTAAAACCACAATTAGAATCTTTAATAGATCAATATAACGCGCTAAAAGCTAGTTTAGGTGGTGATGAGCCTGTAGCAGTAGGCCCTAGCCCTAAAGTAGGTACTATTCCTAGAAATGAAGCGGCTCCAGCTTGTGATGGTGTTGTAACTACCAATTTTCCTAACAATACACCTGTAACTATTCCTACAGGCCCGGCTGTTGTTACTTCCACAATTACTGTTAGCGGTGCTGCTCCATATCTTTTTGATGTTGACCTAACAACATTTATTACACACACATTTAATGGAGACTTAGACATCACATTAACATCACCATCAGGAACAGTAGTAACAATAACTACTGATAATGGTGGTGGTAGTGATAATGTATTCAATGGGACACTTTTTGATGATGATGCTAACCCTATGGGTCAAGTTCCTTATACAATAAATAATGGTGTTACTACAGATCATTCTTATGTAAATTTAGTTACAGCTACTCCTTTAACTCCTGAAGAACCATTAGCCGCCTTTATAGGAGAAAATCCAAATGGTGTTTGGACTTTAACCATTTCTGATGATGCTGCTGGTGATGGCGGTGCATTAAATAGTTGGAATCTAGATATTTCTACGTTGCCTGCTACACCAACACCAACAACTACATCTTTTACCAACAATACACCAACAAACATATTAGATGTAAATACAGTAACTTCAACAATTAATGTTACTGGTGCTGGTACAACTGTTGGTAAATTAACTTTGCAACCATTTATTACACATACATTTCCAGGAGATTTAGACATTACATTAACATCCCCATCAGGAACAGTAGTAACAGTAACTACTGATAATGCTGGTACTAGTGACAATGTATTTAACGGCACACTTTTTGATGATGATGCAAACCCAATGGGTCAAGTTCCTTATCTAAATAATAGCACTGTTACTTCAGGCCCAGGTATTGTTACAGATCAACTATACGCACTCAATGTAGTTGTAAATAACTTAACACCTGAAGAACCATTTGGAGCCTTTATTGGAGAAGATCCAAATGGAACTTGGACTTTAACC
Coding sequences:
- a CDS encoding proprotein convertase P-domain-containing protein, producing MSLKKKYIASFVVFAMLMFLGTLVPQSLENFFVSGTKVAAQSQSKQATLDQMRTLQQSINSLKQQASKDASVKPQLESLIDQYNALKASLGGDEPVAVGPSPKVGTIPRNEAAPACDGVVTTNFPNNTPVTIPTGPAVVTSTITVSGAAPYLFDVDLTTFITHTFNGDLDITLTSPSGTVVTITTDNGGGSDNVFNGTLFDDDANPMGQVPYTINNGVTTDHSYVNLVTATPLTPEEPLAAFIGENPNGVWTLTISDDAAGDGGALNSWNLDISTLPATPTPTTTSFTNNTPTNILDVNTVTSTINVTGAGTTVGKLTLQPFITHTFPGDLDITLTSPSGTVVTVTTDNAGTSDNVFNGTLFDDDANPMGQVPYLNNSTVTSGPGIVTDQLYALNVVVNNLTPEEPFGAFIGEDPNGTWTLTISDDLGGDIGVLNSWMLNITTIDVNCGGATLEHLTVYAADTLNNRIQRTLDDGMSWQAVGFGPGVGLGQFNAPQGVSSDSTDMLIFVADTNNNRVQRSTDGGMSWQVIAGPGTAVGTVNAPQGVAYDEQNDVLYVADTLNNRIQMATSASTTPLFGVYAGATVGTALGKVNRPAAVAIDINGGVYVADTNNNRIQFNTTGAPTGWAIFAGATAGTALGKVNSPRGIYVDTAGNVYIADTLNNRIQMNVGGTAMGWMTFMAPGTTLGTVNAPQGVVLAASGNVFIGDTKNNRMQKKPLMGGPATLVGAPGTGIGNFNGPTGVR